CGTAACTGTTTCGTTAAAGGATAATATTAATTGTGCATCTTGTAATGCAAAATCTGCCTGTGGAATTTCCGGATCAAATTCAAAAGAAATTGAAGTTTTTACTACCAATCAATCTTTTTCAATTAATGAACCCGTCAATATTACCTTACAAAAGGAACTAGGCTTAAAAGCCGTTTTCTGGGCCTATTTTTTTCCTTTTATTTTAATGCTTATTGTTTTAATAATTGGTTCTGCCTTTTTTAAAGAATGGATTGTCGGTTTATTATCAATATTGATTTTAATACCCTATTATTTAATGCTTTATATATCAAAAGATTCATTTAAAAAAGCATTTAAAATTTCAATATTAAAACATTAGTAACCATGACAGATTCCGTTATATATAGTATTTTTTTATTGGCTTCTTTAGGGGGCATTGCAGCTATAGTTTTATATGTGGTTTCAAAGAAATTTTATGTTTATGAAAATCCTTTGATTGCTGAAGTAGATGAGCTGTTACCGGCAGCAAACTGTGCAGGATGTGGTTCGCCAGGCTGCAAGGCTTTTGCTGAAAAATTAGTAAATACCGAAGATATTTCCAACCTG
This genomic interval from Bacteroidota bacterium contains the following:
- a CDS encoding SoxR reducing system RseC family protein: VTVSLKDNINCASCNAKSACGISGSNSKEIEVFTTNQSFSINEPVNITLQKELGLKAVFWAYFFPFILMLIVLIIGSAFFKEWIVGLLSILILIPYYLMLYISKDSFKKAFKISILKH